From Pungitius pungitius chromosome 9, fPunPun2.1, whole genome shotgun sequence, one genomic window encodes:
- the LOC119217993 gene encoding LOW QUALITY PROTEIN: beta-1,3-N-acetylglucosaminyltransferase lunatic fringe-like (The sequence of the model RefSeq protein was modified relative to this genomic sequence to represent the inferred CDS: deleted 1 base in 1 codon; substituted 3 bases at 3 genomic stop codons) produces the protein MWKPTGGPKGSSSPAVAAAAVTCLLVTGTLLVTVGHRSGGAEPVEPRAAPASSASSSASSALAESGEAFSTYFRKLTRERRAVSGPPRRSGPPRPVVERLSAADLFIAVKTTGRFHRQRMDLLLDTWISRNMQQVSGGSDXRDFTVIXNKLKHDCSKMGLHHSQREXSYNIIILYXXYIHSGRKWFCHVDDDNYVNVGSLLRLLSQYRHTRDVYIGRPSLERPIEATELLAEAADTKRVRFWFATGGAGFCLSRGLALKMQPWASGGAFAATADRIRLPDDCAVGFIAEALLGVGLTRSPLFHSHLENLGLVSDIHNQVTLSYGTVENGRNTVSLRGPFSAMEDPTRWVFSPSPSMETFYMEKVPPL, from the exons ATGTGGAAACCCACCGGTGGACCGAAGGGCTCCTCCAGCCCggccgtcgccgccgccgcggtCACCTGTCTGCTCGTCACCGGCACGCTGCTCGTCACCGTCGGGCACCGGAGCGGCGGCGCGGAGCCGGTGGAGCCGCGCGCGGCGCCTGCTTCCTCCGCTTCTTCCTCCGCGTCTTCCGCTTTGGCGGAGAGCGGCGAAGCTTTCTCCACTTACTTCAGGAAACTGACCCGGGAGAGACGCGCGGTGAGCGGCCCGCCGAGGAGGAGCGGCCCCCCCCGT CCGGTGGTGGAGCGTCTCTCCGCCGCCGACCTGTTCATAGCGGTGAAAACCACCGGGAGGTTTCACCGGCAGAGGatggacctgctgctggacacCTGGATCTCCAGAAACATGCAACAGGTGAGCGGGGGTTCGGACTAAAGGGACTTTACTGTAATCTAAAATAAGCTAAAACATGACTGTAGTAAAATGGGTCTACACCATTCACAAAGAGAATAatcttataatataataattttatAC NNNNNCTATATCCACTCTGGCAGGAA GTGGTTCTGTCACGTGGACGACGACAACTACGTGAACGTGGGCtcgctgctgaggctgctgtcTCAGTACCGCCACACGCGGGACGTCTACATCGGGCGGCCCAGCCTGGAGCGCCCCATCGAGGCCACGGAGCTACTCGCCGAGGCGGCTGACACG aaGCGGGTGCGTTTCTGGTTCGCCACGGGCGGCGCGGGGTTCTGTCTGAGCCGCGGCCTCGCTCTGAAGATGCAGCCCTGGGCgag CGGCGGCGCCTTCGCGGCCACGGCCGACCGCATCCGCCTCCCGGACGACTGCGCGGTGGGCTTCATCGCCGAGGCGCTGCTCGGCGTGGGCCTCACCCGCTCGCCGCTGTTCCACTCGCACCTGGAGAACCTGGGCCTGGTGTCGGACATCCACAACCAG GTGACGCTGAGCTACGGCACGGTGGAGAACGGCAGGAACACCGTCAGCCTGAGGGGGCCGTTCTCCGCCATGGAAGACCCCACCAGGTGGGTTTTCTCACCGTCTCCCTCCATGGAGACTTTCTACATGGAGAAGGTCCCACCTCTGTAA